In Periplaneta americana isolate PAMFEO1 chromosome 3, P.americana_PAMFEO1_priV1, whole genome shotgun sequence, the following are encoded in one genomic region:
- the LOC138696713 gene encoding uncharacterized protein isoform X2, protein MLIKMLPLLCLTLFAGAIFTSSNGCDIGPVTFTNFDFNKFNGPWTWLYHTKTDVDSSLGCIKDDFIPQGDESDSTTVAYNRVQKSNQDFKGFVKEWNSTSYFHDFYDVSVPWRTNFFIMGIDYTKYVVLKGCLVGEDSPHIYIGFRETNPKEDAIEAANKTLQENGMSLKDLGRFSDCDEM, encoded by the exons ATGCTAATAAAGATGTTGCCCCTGCTATGTTTGACTTTATTCGCTGGTGCGATTTTCACTTCCAGTAATGGGTGTGATATTGGTCCAGTAACTTTCACAAACTTTGACTTTAACAAG TTCAATGGTCCCTGGACGTGGTTATATCACACCAAAACTGATGTGGATTCGTCTTTAGGGTGCATCAAAGATGACTTTATCCCTCAGGGTGACGAGAGCGATTCGACTACAGTGGCCTACAACCGTGT GCAGAAGAGTAATCAAGATTTCAAGGGATTTGTGAAGGAATGGAACTCAACAAGTTATTTTCACGACTTCTATGACGTATCAG TTCCGTGGAGGACCAATTTCTTTATCATGGGAATCGATTACACAAAATACGTGGTTCTTAAAGGTTGCCTGGTAGGAGAGGATAGTC CTCATATATATATTGGTTTTCGTGAGACGAATCCTAAAGAAGATGCGATAGAGGCTGCAAACAAGACGTTACAAGAAAACGGCATGAGTCTGAAGGATCTAGGAAGATTCTCTGACTGCGATGAGATGTGA